GAAGCTCATTCCCAATCTCCACCAACTTATCCAAGTTAGCTTTGGAGCAGTCGTCGATCGAGCCTGCGCTTCCGCTCAGTTGATCATACTGCATTGGCATGTACAACAACCATTCATAATTACCGAGCAGATAATTGTTGTGTACATCAATTGATGAAGAAGCCGGGGACTACTCTCTTTAAATTACCACAATAGGACACTTGTTATGTTTTCTTTTTTGGATATAAATAAGTAGGTGGGTAGGTACCTGGATACGCAGGTATTGATGGGAGGAGCCGAGGGCTGCGGAGAGGACGGAGAGGTGGATGTCGACCATGTCGCCGCTAGCCGCGTTGAACATGTCGAGGATCGGGACGGTGCCGCCCTTGAGGATCCAGTTCAGGATGCCCCACTTGGCGGTGTCCTTAGCACTATACTTGCCTTTGGGATTCGAAGACGTCCCGCAGCCGATGGAGATGACCATGTATGACTTCCCGAGCAAGTCACCGTTCCCAGCCACGATGATGTCCTCCGCCACATGACTCATCGCGCATAGTGTCTATTGTAGTCATGCACGTGAGATATCGAGTCAGTTGGGCCTGCCAGACGACCAATTGAGTTGTGTGTACTGGTGAACTTAAGTAGTTACAGGGTTGTTGGCGGCGACGCCGCCGTCAATGAGGTTGAAGGCCCTTGTGCCGCCCTTGCCGTCTACGGTCTCAAAGTAAtgcgccgggaagaaggtgggtgCGGCGGAGGTGCCGATGGCGATGTCTGACAGGAGCGCGTTCTTCGCTGGCTGGTTCTTCAGCTGATCAATCATGCATGTACATATGATTAGTTGATTATTTGTTACTAGGTAGGTAGTACCATATCATGCATGCATCACATGGGCACCTGGAAGCTGGAGAAGATGGTTGGTTGCAGGTGGGCGATATCGAAGGCTGGGATGACCACGCTGGTGAGAGCTCCGTCCAGCTTCGTTTGGCCGAGGTGGCGACGGAGGAGCGACTGAAGGTACTTGTCGTTGTACTTGGGCCCGGTCACCATCCCCAGAGCTGTGCCGATCTTGGAGAAGATGGAGTCCCTGCACCTTGGCAATTGTTACGATGTCGGAGGCTAAGGAAATGATTATTCACGTGCTTTTATGCGTATAGTGATATATACATATAAATGCATGTATGTTTACTTAGTTGCATCCGTACTTCTGTGGGAAGATTTTGGGCGACTCGTCGATGTAGAACTTTGCCAGATCCTTGGCGTCGAACAGCGGCCGTCCATCCTTGTCCCGCGCCGTGAGCATCACCGTCAAGAGGCCACCGGTGCTGGTGCCGGCGACCACGTCGAAGTAATCCGCGATCCGAGC
This window of the Triticum aestivum cultivar Chinese Spring chromosome 5D, IWGSC CS RefSeq v2.1, whole genome shotgun sequence genome carries:
- the LOC123126142 gene encoding patatin-like protein 2 codes for the protein MASSSSSVGGDTVNKLVTILSIDGGGVRGIIPATVLAFLEKELQKLDGPDARIADYFDVVAGTSTGGLLTVMLTARDKDGRPLFDAKDLAKFYIDESPKIFPQKDSIFSKIGTALGMVTGPKYNDKYLQSLLRRHLGQTKLDGALTSVVIPAFDIAHLQPTIFSSFQLKNQPAKNALLSDIAIGTSAAPTFFPAHYFETVDGKGGTRAFNLIDGGVAANNPTLCAMSHVAEDIIVAGNGDLLGKSYMVISIGCGTSSNPKGKYSAKDTAKWGILNWILKGGTVPILDMFNAASGDMVDIHLSVLSAALGSSHQYLRIQYDQLSGSAGSIDDCSKANLDKLVEIGNELLGKKVSQVDLETGRNVEVPDEGTNADQLAKFAKQLSHERRRRHNELATAKT